In Entelurus aequoreus isolate RoL-2023_Sb linkage group LG13, RoL_Eaeq_v1.1, whole genome shotgun sequence, a genomic segment contains:
- the sympk gene encoding symplekin isoform X2 → MEFSTKDGEVPSVIDVTTSEKVVDLLNQAALIATDEKLMVLKQVQELIINKDPSLLDNFLDEIIAFQTDKSIEVRKFVIGFIEEACKRDNELLLKLIANLNMLLKDDSVNVVKKAILTLTQLYKVTLQWLVRSKAVSDMLEACWNMVTQMKGDVLALLDSENDGVRTHAIKFTESLIITLSPRISDSDIPKRQESDISLDKVPKDHTYIRYDVLCEEGKAALDKLLKFMVHPAISSINLTTALGSLATIARQRPMFMSKVVQAYETLHANLPPTLAKSQVSSVRKNLKLHLVAVLKHSCSLEFQGQISTLLLDLGMPQSEITRFTPTVREPRKRSRHEHYTDGKKVKIEPTLIEDDEEKEEPAPLSTPKPAPVPVVQSAIDLTADFLRPLLNPQNVANLVLISMVYLPDIMPASFQATYTPVESAGTDAQIKHLARLMATQMTGAGIGPGLEQCKARDSDAEKRETKEDDSGTMDLLIKRKVPMMVGQAISVVGGYTEKVPNTTAPKRLPEPILPSSQTKLAGSTGRKKVFRLSDVIQPLSNTQIELLTSKTIKRILHSEKTIAQSGMSHVRVKLVSKLVTQFEGIMKEDVLRFILDDIRTRSDLAFSLLYQEYNTYLSRIPSGLLDSYDHCLYTLLSGLQEKPEQKDGLFTKMVLEAPIITESALEVIRRYCEDESRVYLGMTTLKELIIKRPSRQFQYLHVLLDLSSHEKEKVRTTALAFLKRMYEKDQLRDYIEKFALNYMQLLVHPNPPSLLFGADKDTEVASPWTEETVRQCLFLYLSLLPLNHKLVHELASVYTEAIADIKRRVLRAIELPIRGMGMSSPELLLLVENCPKGAETLVTRCLHILTDKVPPSPELVERVRDLYHKRVPDVRFLIPVINGLEKNEVIQALPKLIKLNPIVVKEVFNRLLGTQHSEGSSSVSPLTPGDLLISLHNIDSTKCDMKSIIKATNLCFGEKNVYTSEVLAVVMQQLMEQSPLPILLMRTVIQSLTMYPRLCGFVMNILSRLILKQVWRYPKVWEGFVKCCQRTKPQSYSVLLQLPHSQLTSVFERCPEMREPLLYHVRSFTPHQQAHIPTSIMSVLEASKKPEPQPVSKKEIEPVPAPVLPILAEVPPEDEPEAADQAEQHVGLNDEEEPMEQEQPDLVAVTRAEGILTSEADAESDAESDAESDAKPEDEAEPEAEAEPEAEVEPEPEPEAEPEAEPEAEPEAEPEVEAGPNPEADPEPEVEQESEPDTELQPEPESEEPMETSDPEPSHSLEPVKEGEDDKENEAAPHVGSNCEDVE, encoded by the exons GTGGTGGATCTTTTGAATCAGGCTGCCTTGATAGCTACAGATGAAAAGCTAATGGTGCTCAAACAG GTCCAGGAGCTTATCATAAACAAGGATCCCTCTCTGCTTGACAATTTCCTTGAT GAGATAATCGCCTTTCAAACTGACAAGTCCATCGAAGTGAGAAAGTTTGTTATTGGCTTCATAGAGGAAGCATG TAAACGGGACAATGAGCTACTCCTGAAGCTGATTGCAAACCTAAACATGTTGCTCAAGGATGACAGTGTGAATGTCGTGAAGAAAGCCATCTTAACACTCACACAGCTATACAAAGTTACTCTACAG TGGTTGGTGCGATCCAAAGCAGTATCAGACATGCTGGAAGCATGCTGGAATATGGTCACACAGATGAAAGGAGATGTTTTGGCATTGCTGGATTCCGAAAATGATGGGGTGCGCACTCACGCTATCAAATTCACAGAATCACTTATCATCACTTTGTCACCTCGGATTTCGGACTCTGATATCCCAAAAAGACAAGAGAGTGACATCAGCTTGGACAAAGTACCCAAAGACCATACATACATTCGATACG ATGTTTTGTGTGAGGAAGGAAAAGCAGCGTTGGACAAGCTTCTGAAGTTCATGGTCCATCCCGCCATTTCCAGCATTAACCTGACCACAGCGTTGGGCTCGCTGGCCACCATTGCCCGTCAGAGGCCCATGTTTATGTCAAAGGTGGTACAGGCATACGAAACGTTACACG ccaATCTACCACCTACCCTAGCCAAGTCGCAGGTCAGCAGTGTGCGGAAGAATCTGAAGTTGCACCTGGTGGCAGTGCTCAAACATTCCTGCAGCCTTGAGTTCCAGGGTCAAATCAGCACCCTGTTGTTGGACTTGGGTATGCCCCAGAGCGAAATAACGCGCTTTACACCAACAGTGAGAGAGCCGCGCAAGAGGTCTCGCCACGAACACTACACAGATGGCAAAAAGGTCAAGATTG AACCGACACTGATTGAAGATGATGAGGAAAAAGAGGAGCCGGCGCCTCTTTCAACTCCCAAGCCTGCTCCTGTCCCAGTGGTACAATCTGCCATTGACCTTACAGCCGACTTTCTACGCCCGCTTCTTAACCCTCAGAATGTAGCCAATCTG GTGCTCATCAGTATGGTGTATCTGCCTGACATCATGCCAGCATCCTTTCAGGCCACATACACACCTGTTGAGTCAGCAGGTACCGATGCTCAAATTAAACATTTGGCCAGGCTGATGGCTACACAGATGACTGGGGCTGGGATTGGTCCAG GGTTAGAGCAGTGCAAAGCAAGAGATAGTGATGCAGAAAAAAGGGAAACTAAAGAGGATGACTCTGGCACAATGGACCTGCTCATCAAGCGCAAAGTTCCAATGATGGTAGGACAAGCAATCTCTGTTGTGGGAGGTTACACAGAGAAGGTTCCTAACACCACTGCTCCAAAAAGGCTTCCAGAGCCCATCCTCCCATCTTCACAAACCAA aCTAGCAGGCTCAACAGGGAGAAAAAAAGTATTTAGACTGTCAGATGTGATTCAGCCCTTATCCAACACACAGATTGAACTGTTAACCTCCAAGACAATTAAACGCATTCTTCATTCAGAAAAGACCATTGCTCAAAGTGGGATGTCCCAT GTCAGAGTGAAGCTTGTCTCAAAGCTGGTGACTCAATTTGAGGGGATAATGAAAGAGGACGTGCTGAGGTTTATTCTGGATGACATCAGGACGAGGAGTGACCTAGCCTTTTCTCTTCTCTATCAAGAATACAACACCTACCTCAGCCGGATCCCTTCTGGCCTGCTCGACAGTTACGACCACTGTCTTTACACTCTTCTGTCAGGACTGCAAGAGAAACCTGAGCAAAAAGATGG ACTTTTCACCAAAATGGTACTTGAGGCTCCCATCATAACAGAGTCAGCACTGGAAGTAATCCGACGTTACTGTGAAGATGAG TCACGGGTGTATTTAGGCATGACTACTCTGAAGGAGCTTATCATCAAACGGCCTTCAAGGCAGTTTCAGTACCTGCATGTGCTCCTGGATCTCAGCTCCCATGAAAAAGAGAAG GTGCGGACTACAGCCTTGGCCTTTCTGAAACGCATGTATGAGAAAGACCAGCTCAGGGACTACATTGAAAAGTTTGCCCTGAACTACATGCAGCTTCTCGTCCACCCAAACCCTCCATCGCTGCTCTTTGGGGCCGACAAAGACACAG AGGTGGCTTCCCCCTGGACTGAAGAGACAGTTCGTCAATGTCTGTTCCTTTACTTGTCTCTGCTGCCTTTGAACCATAAGTTGGTGCACGAGCTGGCCTCTGTCTACACTGAGGCCATCGCTGACATCAAGCGTAGAGTTCTTCGAGCAATAGAGCTGCCT ATTCGTGGAATGGGGATGAGCTCTCCTGAGCTGTTGCTTTTGGTGGAAAACTGCCCAAAAGGGGCGGAGACACTAGTTACtcgctgcctgcacattttgacGGATAAAG TTCCTCCATCTCCAGAGCTCGTGGAGAGAGTGCGTGACCTTTACCATAAACGAGTGCCTGATGTTCGTTTCCTCATTCCTGTCATCAATGGTCTAGAAAAG AATGAAGTGATCCAGGCTCTTCCCAAGCTGATCAAACTCAACCCAATTGTCGTAAAGGAGGTGTTTAACCGTCTATTGGGAACCCAGCATA GTGAGGGAAGTTCATCGGTGTCCCCTCTTACGCCAGGAGACCTGCTGATTTCCTTACACAACATAGACTCAACCAAATGTGATATGAAATCCATTATAAAAG cAACCAACCTTTGCTTCGGAGAGAAGAACGTGTACACGTCTGAAGTTTTGGCAGTGGTGATGCAGCAGTTGATGGAGCAGAGTCCCCTTCCCATACTTCTCATGCGAACTGTCATCCAGTCTTTGACCATGTACCCCCGACTGTGCGGTTTTGTCATGAACATTTTGTCCCGTCTTATCCTCAAGCAG GTGTGGAGGTATCCCAAGGTGTGGGAAGGATTTGTGAAGTGCTGTCAAAGGACGAAGCCTCAGTCATACAGTGTGCTACTACAGCTTCCTCATTCACAACTCACAAGTGTGTTTGAACGCTGCCCAGAGATGAGGGAACCCCTTTTATATCATGTCCGCTCTTTTACGCCACACCAG CAAGCTCACATACCAACCTCCATCATGTCTGTCTTGGAAGCAAGTAAAAAACCAGAACCTCAGCCTGTGAGCAAGAAAGAG ATTGAACCAGTTCCTGCCCCAGTTTTGCCCATTTTGGCAGAGGTGCCTCCAGAAGATGAACCAGAAGCAGCTGACCAAGCTGAGCAACATGTTGGTCTAAACGATGAGGAGGAGCCCATGGAACAAGAACAGCCTGATCTA GTGGCGGTAACAAGAGCTGAGGGAATACTAACATCTGAAGCTGACGCTGAATCGGATGCTGAATCGGACGCTGAATCGGACGCTAAACCTGAAGATGAAGCTGAACCTGAAGCTGAAGCTGAACCTGAAGCTGAAGTTGAACCTGAACCGGAACCTGAAGCCGAGCCTGAAGCCGAGCCTGAAGCTGAGCCTGAAGCTGAGCCTGAAGTTGAAGCAGGACCAAATCCAGAAGCTGACCCAGAGCCAGAAGTGGAACAGGAATCTGAACCTGATACTGAACTTCAACCTGAACCGGAATCAGAGGAACCAATGGAGACATCTGATCCGGAACCTTCCCATTCCCTGGAACCAGTTAAAGAGGGTGAGGATGATAAGGAGAATGAAGCGGCGCCCCATGTAGGGAGCAACTGCGAGGATGTAGAATGA
- the sympk gene encoding symplekin isoform X1: MEFSTKDGEVPSVIDVTTSEKVVDLLNQAALIATDEKLMVLKQVQELIINKDPSLLDNFLDEIIAFQTDKSIEVRKFVIGFIEEACKRDNELLLKLIANLNMLLKDDSVNVVKKAILTLTQLYKVTLQWLVRSKAVSDMLEACWNMVTQMKGDVLALLDSENDGVRTHAIKFTESLIITLSPRISDSDIPKRQESDISLDKVPKDHTYIRYDVLCEEGKAALDKLLKFMVHPAISSINLTTALGSLATIARQRPMFMSKVVQAYETLHANLPPTLAKSQVSSVRKNLKLHLVAVLKHSCSLEFQGQISTLLLDLGMPQSEITRFTPTVREPRKRSRHEHYTDGKKVKIEPTLIEDDEEKEEPAPLSTPKPAPVPVVQSAIDLTADFLRPLLNPQNVANLVLISMVYLPDIMPASFQATYTPVESAGTDAQIKHLARLMATQMTGAGIGPGLEQCKARDSDAEKRETKEDDSGTMDLLIKRKVPMMVGQAISVVGGYTEKVPNTTAPKRLPEPILPSSQTKLAGSTGRKKVFRLSDVIQPLSNTQIELLTSKTIKRILHSEKTIAQSGMSHVRVKLVSKLVTQFEGIMKEDVLRFILDDIRTRSDLAFSLLYQEYNTYLSRIPSGLLDSYDHCLYTLLSGLQEKPEQKDGLFTKMVLEAPIITESALEVIRRYCEDESRVYLGMTTLKELIIKRPSRQFQYLHVLLDLSSHEKEKVRTTALAFLKRMYEKDQLRDYIEKFALNYMQLLVHPNPPSLLFGADKDTEVASPWTEETVRQCLFLYLSLLPLNHKLVHELASVYTEAIADIKRRVLRAIELPIRGMGMSSPELLLLVENCPKGAETLVTRCLHILTDKVPPSPELVERVRDLYHKRVPDVRFLIPVINGLEKNEVIQALPKLIKLNPIVVKEVFNRLLGTQHSEGSSSVSPLTPGDLLISLHNIDSTKCDMKSIIKATNLCFGEKNVYTSEVLAVVMQQLMEQSPLPILLMRTVIQSLTMYPRLCGFVMNILSRLILKQVWRYPKVWEGFVKCCQRTKPQSYSVLLQLPHSQLTSVFERCPEMREPLLYHVRSFTPHQQAHIPTSIMSVLEASKKPEPQPVSKKEIEPVPAPVLPILAEVPPEDEPEAADQAEQHVGLNDEEEPMEQEQPDLVRHQETTNLSEVAVTRAEGILTSEADAESDAESDAESDAKPEDEAEPEAEAEPEAEVEPEPEPEAEPEAEPEAEPEAEPEVEAGPNPEADPEPEVEQESEPDTELQPEPESEEPMETSDPEPSHSLEPVKEGEDDKENEAAPHVGSNCEDVE, encoded by the exons GTGGTGGATCTTTTGAATCAGGCTGCCTTGATAGCTACAGATGAAAAGCTAATGGTGCTCAAACAG GTCCAGGAGCTTATCATAAACAAGGATCCCTCTCTGCTTGACAATTTCCTTGAT GAGATAATCGCCTTTCAAACTGACAAGTCCATCGAAGTGAGAAAGTTTGTTATTGGCTTCATAGAGGAAGCATG TAAACGGGACAATGAGCTACTCCTGAAGCTGATTGCAAACCTAAACATGTTGCTCAAGGATGACAGTGTGAATGTCGTGAAGAAAGCCATCTTAACACTCACACAGCTATACAAAGTTACTCTACAG TGGTTGGTGCGATCCAAAGCAGTATCAGACATGCTGGAAGCATGCTGGAATATGGTCACACAGATGAAAGGAGATGTTTTGGCATTGCTGGATTCCGAAAATGATGGGGTGCGCACTCACGCTATCAAATTCACAGAATCACTTATCATCACTTTGTCACCTCGGATTTCGGACTCTGATATCCCAAAAAGACAAGAGAGTGACATCAGCTTGGACAAAGTACCCAAAGACCATACATACATTCGATACG ATGTTTTGTGTGAGGAAGGAAAAGCAGCGTTGGACAAGCTTCTGAAGTTCATGGTCCATCCCGCCATTTCCAGCATTAACCTGACCACAGCGTTGGGCTCGCTGGCCACCATTGCCCGTCAGAGGCCCATGTTTATGTCAAAGGTGGTACAGGCATACGAAACGTTACACG ccaATCTACCACCTACCCTAGCCAAGTCGCAGGTCAGCAGTGTGCGGAAGAATCTGAAGTTGCACCTGGTGGCAGTGCTCAAACATTCCTGCAGCCTTGAGTTCCAGGGTCAAATCAGCACCCTGTTGTTGGACTTGGGTATGCCCCAGAGCGAAATAACGCGCTTTACACCAACAGTGAGAGAGCCGCGCAAGAGGTCTCGCCACGAACACTACACAGATGGCAAAAAGGTCAAGATTG AACCGACACTGATTGAAGATGATGAGGAAAAAGAGGAGCCGGCGCCTCTTTCAACTCCCAAGCCTGCTCCTGTCCCAGTGGTACAATCTGCCATTGACCTTACAGCCGACTTTCTACGCCCGCTTCTTAACCCTCAGAATGTAGCCAATCTG GTGCTCATCAGTATGGTGTATCTGCCTGACATCATGCCAGCATCCTTTCAGGCCACATACACACCTGTTGAGTCAGCAGGTACCGATGCTCAAATTAAACATTTGGCCAGGCTGATGGCTACACAGATGACTGGGGCTGGGATTGGTCCAG GGTTAGAGCAGTGCAAAGCAAGAGATAGTGATGCAGAAAAAAGGGAAACTAAAGAGGATGACTCTGGCACAATGGACCTGCTCATCAAGCGCAAAGTTCCAATGATGGTAGGACAAGCAATCTCTGTTGTGGGAGGTTACACAGAGAAGGTTCCTAACACCACTGCTCCAAAAAGGCTTCCAGAGCCCATCCTCCCATCTTCACAAACCAA aCTAGCAGGCTCAACAGGGAGAAAAAAAGTATTTAGACTGTCAGATGTGATTCAGCCCTTATCCAACACACAGATTGAACTGTTAACCTCCAAGACAATTAAACGCATTCTTCATTCAGAAAAGACCATTGCTCAAAGTGGGATGTCCCAT GTCAGAGTGAAGCTTGTCTCAAAGCTGGTGACTCAATTTGAGGGGATAATGAAAGAGGACGTGCTGAGGTTTATTCTGGATGACATCAGGACGAGGAGTGACCTAGCCTTTTCTCTTCTCTATCAAGAATACAACACCTACCTCAGCCGGATCCCTTCTGGCCTGCTCGACAGTTACGACCACTGTCTTTACACTCTTCTGTCAGGACTGCAAGAGAAACCTGAGCAAAAAGATGG ACTTTTCACCAAAATGGTACTTGAGGCTCCCATCATAACAGAGTCAGCACTGGAAGTAATCCGACGTTACTGTGAAGATGAG TCACGGGTGTATTTAGGCATGACTACTCTGAAGGAGCTTATCATCAAACGGCCTTCAAGGCAGTTTCAGTACCTGCATGTGCTCCTGGATCTCAGCTCCCATGAAAAAGAGAAG GTGCGGACTACAGCCTTGGCCTTTCTGAAACGCATGTATGAGAAAGACCAGCTCAGGGACTACATTGAAAAGTTTGCCCTGAACTACATGCAGCTTCTCGTCCACCCAAACCCTCCATCGCTGCTCTTTGGGGCCGACAAAGACACAG AGGTGGCTTCCCCCTGGACTGAAGAGACAGTTCGTCAATGTCTGTTCCTTTACTTGTCTCTGCTGCCTTTGAACCATAAGTTGGTGCACGAGCTGGCCTCTGTCTACACTGAGGCCATCGCTGACATCAAGCGTAGAGTTCTTCGAGCAATAGAGCTGCCT ATTCGTGGAATGGGGATGAGCTCTCCTGAGCTGTTGCTTTTGGTGGAAAACTGCCCAAAAGGGGCGGAGACACTAGTTACtcgctgcctgcacattttgacGGATAAAG TTCCTCCATCTCCAGAGCTCGTGGAGAGAGTGCGTGACCTTTACCATAAACGAGTGCCTGATGTTCGTTTCCTCATTCCTGTCATCAATGGTCTAGAAAAG AATGAAGTGATCCAGGCTCTTCCCAAGCTGATCAAACTCAACCCAATTGTCGTAAAGGAGGTGTTTAACCGTCTATTGGGAACCCAGCATA GTGAGGGAAGTTCATCGGTGTCCCCTCTTACGCCAGGAGACCTGCTGATTTCCTTACACAACATAGACTCAACCAAATGTGATATGAAATCCATTATAAAAG cAACCAACCTTTGCTTCGGAGAGAAGAACGTGTACACGTCTGAAGTTTTGGCAGTGGTGATGCAGCAGTTGATGGAGCAGAGTCCCCTTCCCATACTTCTCATGCGAACTGTCATCCAGTCTTTGACCATGTACCCCCGACTGTGCGGTTTTGTCATGAACATTTTGTCCCGTCTTATCCTCAAGCAG GTGTGGAGGTATCCCAAGGTGTGGGAAGGATTTGTGAAGTGCTGTCAAAGGACGAAGCCTCAGTCATACAGTGTGCTACTACAGCTTCCTCATTCACAACTCACAAGTGTGTTTGAACGCTGCCCAGAGATGAGGGAACCCCTTTTATATCATGTCCGCTCTTTTACGCCACACCAG CAAGCTCACATACCAACCTCCATCATGTCTGTCTTGGAAGCAAGTAAAAAACCAGAACCTCAGCCTGTGAGCAAGAAAGAG ATTGAACCAGTTCCTGCCCCAGTTTTGCCCATTTTGGCAGAGGTGCCTCCAGAAGATGAACCAGAAGCAGCTGACCAAGCTGAGCAACATGTTGGTCTAAACGATGAGGAGGAGCCCATGGAACAAGAACAGCCTGATCTAGTGAGACACCAGGAAACTACAAACCTTTCTGAG GTGGCGGTAACAAGAGCTGAGGGAATACTAACATCTGAAGCTGACGCTGAATCGGATGCTGAATCGGACGCTGAATCGGACGCTAAACCTGAAGATGAAGCTGAACCTGAAGCTGAAGCTGAACCTGAAGCTGAAGTTGAACCTGAACCGGAACCTGAAGCCGAGCCTGAAGCCGAGCCTGAAGCTGAGCCTGAAGCTGAGCCTGAAGTTGAAGCAGGACCAAATCCAGAAGCTGACCCAGAGCCAGAAGTGGAACAGGAATCTGAACCTGATACTGAACTTCAACCTGAACCGGAATCAGAGGAACCAATGGAGACATCTGATCCGGAACCTTCCCATTCCCTGGAACCAGTTAAAGAGGGTGAGGATGATAAGGAGAATGAAGCGGCGCCCCATGTAGGGAGCAACTGCGAGGATGTAGAATGA